The DNA sequence TATattgttctggttttatttatacTGAATGATTAATGCATTGTGATCAGGAAAACAAGTCAGGCatattaaatacatattaaGGAGTACACATTTTTTCCTATGTAGTATACAAAGTATTTCATAAATATGAAttatattacaaaaataatttctgctacGCTCACACAGTAAGCACTTTGACAATTTTGAACAACCTCTTGGGGTTGCAAGAGTTTCACGTAACTGAGAAGGAACTCAAGTTATAATTGGAGATGAGTCTTAGAACAGATTCTGCATAAgtatcaaatattttcttcagatgTCACAAATACTGCAGAAGTCAggttgaattattttctttctttcttttttttttttaattttctgtatagACATGTATGCTTCAAGTGGTCAGATTTATTTCATAGGTATGTAATGCATGGtatattttaaacacaatttAACATTATAATTCCAGTGGTTTCAAGATGCAGCCCATAAATGTAACCAATTTACACATACTATTGAATGTTCTCTCTTTGCATGCTTGTTACTTTCCAGATAAACTTTAAACAGTGCCATTAGGACACCACGAATCAAAGGATTACTCCAGTTCCACCAACTTAAATCCACGTGCAGGATGAAGGACCCAGCTGGAGTACAAATATCAGTACCAGGTTTCTTGTGTTTGTTCTAACAAATCACAAGGAGACGATGGTTTGCATTTAAGATACAAAACATATATGCCTCTTGAGGTTAAATTCAGTGTAACGTGTATAAAGCATCCCTTTGGCAATAGAGTTTGCAGTATCCCTACAGGATTCCACAGGGCATGAGCTTTATGGAGTAAAATCTATTAAGGAAATTCTCCTCTACTTGACAAATCATACACAGTTACAGTTAATCAGACACCCTTGGATACACCTGCCTCTATGCCTATCAATATAATATAGTATTTGGAAGTTAAAAGTCAACAAAAGGCACTTTCATCATTAAATAAATGTCCTCTGTAGGCAATAAGATTCTATGACCTATATTTTATTCAAAGCTGTTTGTTCTTCAAGGACTTGTAGGTAGTCAGGTGAACCTTGAAGTTTAGCTTTTAGTTCAAAATATTCACTTTTTCTTTGTTCTACTACAATTTTACTATGATTACCACCTATTAGagatttcttggcttttttgtCTTGCAGTTTCTCTGGGTAACGTATTTCAAAGCCACTGACCCCTATGCTGTTGTATTCCTTTTTACTTTCaagaaaattttgaataaaTACATTGGAATCCCTTCCAGGGAATAACTCATCCAGTTCATCGATTGTGCTAAGTCTTTTTCTGGTATCCACATGCAATAAATCTTTCTCCTTGTCATTCATATTTCTCAGAATGACTTTTTGCCCTGGTGGGTCAGCAAACGTGAAGCCTGTTTCAGATTCTTTCAAGCCACAGGTATGACTTTTGCTCATCTGCTCAATGGTTTGAGGAATGAAGGCCTCTGCACCCAGTCCATCTTTTTTGTTTGACTTGTGATCGTGCTTTCTTAGCTGCAGTTGCATAGAACTGCACTCTTGGTTTCCAATCCCTTCATGCTTtatggttggttttttgttgcgCCGAAGCACAAAAACAAGAAGacaaaaagcaacaaacacTGTTAAAATCAGCACAACCAATATGCTTAGGATTAGGATGGACAATGGAACTGGGCCACCAGGAGGACTCCGGACTGGTCCCGGTGGTGTTGTAAAAATAACAGCAGGCATGGGACTAGTGAATAGAGCAGATGGCTTGTTTAAAAGTTTAGGACAGAGAATCTCATTTTTCAGAGACTTAAGTTCTATGTTAGCAAACTGCACAGGTGTCTCACATTTCAATTCCTTCACCACAATACCATCATTTAGCTTTTCAAGCCACAGTTTTAAAGCAACTAAATCACAAGTGCAGTCCCATGGATTACCTTCCAAATCTATTTGTGTAAGAGATTTTAGCTGATCAAGAACACCACTTACAGGTAAATACATGAAGTGATTGTTCCTCAGATTCAGTCTAGCAAGTGGTGCACCAGCAAAAATATAAGCTGGCAAACTTCGCAGAAGATTGTTGTTCAGGTAGAGCAACTGTAAATTTGGCATTAAGTCAAAGGTGCCTGCTAGGATTTCTTTGATAACATTGTATTCCAAATACAGATATTGCAAATTGTGGAGGCCAGCAAACATTTCTGGGCTCAGACGCTCTATCTGATTGCCATTGAGGTACAATCTTCGTAAATTTGTAAGGTTGCGGAAAACATCTCCTTTGATCACTGAAATCCGATTGCTGCCTAAATGTAGCAAATCCAGCCCCTCAAACTCAGCGAAATCTGTAGTATCCACATCCTTAATATAATTGCCATTTACATGCAGTTTCTTGGCATTTAAAGGTTTTGGTATGAGTTCAGCCATTGATTCTATATTTCTTTCTTGGCAATTTACGCTTAATCCCAAGTCTGAAGGATGAGTTTTGCAAACACAAGGAACTGGACAAGGAGTTAAAGGAGGCACCCTGGTCTGATAAGATACAATCTGACTGAG is a window from the Vidua macroura isolate BioBank_ID:100142 chromosome 14, ASM2450914v1, whole genome shotgun sequence genome containing:
- the SLITRK4 gene encoding SLIT and NTRK-like protein 4, with amino-acid sequence MILWLFLVLSSPVSSTTADADISVEICNVCSCVSVENVLYVNCEKVAVYRPNQLKPPWSNFYHLNFQNNLLIILYPNSFLNFTHAVSLQLGNNKLQNIEGGAFMGLSALKQLHLNNNELKILRADTFLGIENLEYLQADYNLIKFIERGAFNKLHKLKVLILNDNLISFLPDNIFRFASLTHLDIRGNRIQKLPYIGVLEHIGRIVELQLEDNPWNCTCDLLPLKAWLENMPYNIYIGEAICETPSDLYGRLLKETNKQELCSMGTGSDFDVRILPPSQLEPGYSTPNGHTTQTSVHRLVTKPPKTTNPSKISGIVAGKALSSRNLSQIVSYQTRVPPLTPCPVPCVCKTHPSDLGLSVNCQERNIESMAELIPKPLNAKKLHVNGNYIKDVDTTDFAEFEGLDLLHLGSNRISVIKGDVFRNLTNLRRLYLNGNQIERLSPEMFAGLHNLQYLYLEYNVIKEILAGTFDLMPNLQLLYLNNNLLRSLPAYIFAGAPLARLNLRNNHFMYLPVSGVLDQLKSLTQIDLEGNPWDCTCDLVALKLWLEKLNDGIVVKELKCETPVQFANIELKSLKNEILCPKLLNKPSALFTSPMPAVIFTTPPGPVRSPPGGPVPLSILILSILVVLILTVFVAFCLLVFVLRRNKKPTIKHEGIGNQECSSMQLQLRKHDHKSNKKDGLGAEAFIPQTIEQMSKSHTCGLKESETGFTFADPPGQKVILRNMNDKEKDLLHVDTRKRLSTIDELDELFPGRDSNVFIQNFLESKKEYNSIGVSGFEIRYPEKLQDKKAKKSLIGGNHSKIVVEQRKSEYFELKAKLQGSPDYLQVLEEQTALNKI